A stretch of the Rosa rugosa chromosome 5, drRosRugo1.1, whole genome shotgun sequence genome encodes the following:
- the LOC133711498 gene encoding HVA22-like protein c: MGRSTGSGNNFLQVVANNFDVLALPLVTLVFPLYASIRAIETKSRTDDQQWLTYWVLYSLITLFEMTFAKVLECFPIWAYAKLIVTCWLVLPQFNGAAYVYRRFIRPFYMNPQIITNGQQIWYFPRTKDKKNIFSKPDDVLTAAEKYMEEHGTEAFERLITKTDREARARRSNNYMIFDDDYMY; this comes from the exons ATGGGTCGTTCTACAGGCTCTGGAAATAACTTTCTCCAAGTTGTGGCCAACAACTTTGATGTTCTTGCTTT ACCTCTTGTCACTCTAGTTTTCCCCTT ATATGCTTCGATTAGGGCAATAGAGACCAAGTCTCGCACTGATGATCAGCAATGGCTTACGTACTGGGTTTTGTATTCTCTCATAACACTCTTCGAGATGACCTTTGCCAAAGTCCTTGAATG CTTCCCGATTTGGGCTTATGCCAAGTTGATCGTGACTTGTTGGTTGGTGCTGCCTCAATTCAATGGCGCAGCATATGTTTATCGCCGCTTCATCCGACCCTTCTACATGAACCCACAGATCATAACTAATGGTCAGCAGATCTGGTATTTCCCAAGAACCAAGGATAAGAAGAACATCTTCAGCAAACCAGATGATGTTTTAACCGCCGCTGAGAAATATATGGAAGAACATGGCACTGAAGCTTTTGAGAGGCTCATAACCAAG ACTGATAGGGAAGCAAGAGCCAGGAGGAGCAACAATTACATGATCTTTGATGATGATTATATgtactaa